A window of Flavobacterium flavigenum contains these coding sequences:
- a CDS encoding triple tyrosine motif-containing protein — MSIFLFLLAFSSFSQVKNIGTPNLKNYKRTEYKGGTQNWSIDQDKNGNMYFANNSGLIQFDGSTWRTYSLPNNTAIRSLKIDGSGKIFVGGNNEFGYFKAGDKGDLKYYSLSKLISPKDAKDINLIWRIHIFKGEVIFQSFTKALFYKNNRIKVLNAPRKFQFSFVIKNRLYFQDKELGILEYKNQKLYSLKGTKVLNDKEIWAMFPLPDNKILLATLEKGLFVYDFNSITEWNTEANSFIKKNTSLGGAIIKNKFIVLNSVLNGVIICDLKGNIIQHLNRQKGLQNNTILTSFVDSKNNLWLGLDNGITFINENSPFTYFDYSYNIGTVYASVLHQNKLYVATNQGLFYHPWNTSFSDEPFTRVEGTIAQAWNIQVINNVLVCSSNSGALVIENNKVSKILDTRGYFGLKQIPRHTEYAIGEHYNGFSIFKIGSDSAEFINQVQGFDETTSTFEVELDNDYVWFRKSPYLYQMELSDDLKKFESIKKHTRISVVNKGIESLQLINNKIYFQTKNHFYRFSKDQDDFFEDRKMSSLFKDIPLINTLIQDSKGNLWYSFNQSLGVLEKSDNEKYIRKEAPFSNLTGNLVNSYISINRIDSKNIFIGLTDGLTHYDATIPNTFITKPTAFIESFSFPGDTIITGNLKTIDKLFNLSYTDNRVKFTFSSPVFENQENVAYSYKLEPFEDTWRSWSPVAIKEYTNLREGNYTMKLRARNSFGVVSDIDQVKFTISPPWYRHFLAYISYLLLIFVGIYVISDRIKLKIRKNKYYETIEQRRLYLEKESKIRQEQHELEKEIEKLKNDKLQIKILAKDKELVNNSLQVVKKNKTLNSIISKLKDIDTNILDDATKSEFNKLHKSIVKEVNTDKSWKDLEKHIKNVHFDFLKRLKEKYPTISPRELDLSTYLLMNMSTKEIAEIMNISNGGVELARYRLRKKLGLNKKENLIGFLMSI, encoded by the coding sequence TTGAGTATATTTTTATTTCTTCTTGCTTTCAGCAGTTTTAGTCAGGTAAAAAATATTGGAACTCCTAATCTTAAAAATTATAAACGAACAGAATATAAAGGTGGAACTCAAAACTGGAGTATCGATCAGGATAAAAATGGTAATATGTATTTCGCAAACAATAGCGGATTGATTCAATTTGATGGTTCTACGTGGCGTACATATTCTTTACCAAATAATACTGCAATAAGAAGCTTAAAGATTGATGGATCGGGGAAAATTTTTGTTGGGGGAAATAATGAATTTGGCTATTTTAAAGCAGGGGATAAGGGAGATTTGAAATATTACTCACTTTCAAAGCTAATTAGTCCCAAAGATGCAAAGGATATAAATTTAATCTGGAGAATTCATATTTTTAAAGGAGAAGTAATTTTCCAATCTTTTACTAAAGCACTTTTTTACAAAAACAACAGAATTAAGGTTCTAAATGCACCAAGAAAGTTTCAGTTTTCTTTTGTAATAAAGAATCGTCTTTACTTTCAGGATAAGGAATTGGGAATTTTAGAATATAAAAATCAAAAATTATATTCTTTAAAAGGCACAAAGGTTCTAAATGATAAAGAGATTTGGGCTATGTTTCCGTTGCCTGACAACAAGATTCTTTTGGCTACTCTCGAAAAAGGTCTTTTTGTTTATGATTTTAACAGCATAACAGAATGGAATACGGAAGCAAATAGTTTTATAAAAAAGAATACTTCGCTTGGCGGAGCAATTATAAAAAATAAATTTATCGTTCTAAATTCTGTTTTAAATGGTGTAATAATTTGCGATTTGAAAGGAAATATAATTCAGCATCTTAATCGCCAAAAGGGACTTCAAAACAATACGATACTCACTTCATTTGTTGATAGTAAAAATAATCTTTGGCTGGGGCTTGATAACGGAATAACCTTTATTAATGAAAATTCACCTTTCACGTATTTTGATTATAGTTATAATATAGGTACAGTTTACGCATCTGTATTGCATCAGAATAAATTGTATGTGGCAACCAATCAGGGATTATTTTATCATCCCTGGAATACTTCATTTAGTGATGAACCTTTCACCAGGGTCGAGGGAACAATAGCTCAGGCATGGAATATTCAGGTTATAAATAATGTTTTAGTATGTTCCAGCAATAGCGGTGCTTTAGTTATAGAAAATAATAAGGTGTCAAAAATACTGGATACCAGAGGATATTTTGGTTTGAAACAGATACCCAGACATACTGAATATGCCATCGGAGAGCATTATAATGGTTTTTCAATTTTTAAAATTGGATCAGACAGCGCTGAGTTTATAAATCAGGTTCAAGGCTTTGATGAAACGACCAGTACTTTCGAAGTCGAATTGGACAATGATTATGTATGGTTCAGGAAAAGTCCCTACTTATATCAGATGGAACTTTCTGATGATCTCAAAAAATTTGAATCAATAAAAAAACATACCCGGATATCTGTAGTAAACAAAGGAATTGAAAGTCTGCAATTAATTAATAATAAAATTTATTTTCAGACAAAAAATCATTTTTACAGATTTTCAAAAGATCAGGATGATTTTTTTGAAGACAGAAAAATGAGCAGTCTTTTTAAAGATATCCCGCTAATCAATACCTTAATTCAGGATTCTAAAGGAAATTTATGGTATTCATTCAATCAGTCTCTTGGTGTATTAGAAAAATCAGACAATGAAAAATACATCAGAAAAGAAGCGCCATTTTCTAATTTAACCGGGAATCTGGTCAACAGCTATATATCAATAAACAGAATAGACTCCAAAAATATTTTTATTGGATTAACGGATGGATTAACACACTATGACGCTACAATTCCGAATACATTTATAACCAAACCAACTGCTTTCATAGAAAGTTTTTCTTTTCCAGGAGATACTATTATAACGGGGAATCTAAAAACAATTGACAAACTGTTTAATTTGTCATACACTGACAATCGTGTCAAGTTTACATTTTCTTCGCCTGTTTTTGAAAACCAGGAAAATGTTGCTTATTCCTACAAATTAGAACCTTTTGAGGATACCTGGCGAAGCTGGTCTCCTGTTGCGATTAAAGAATATACGAATTTAAGGGAAGGTAATTATACAATGAAATTAAGAGCCAGAAACAGTTTTGGTGTAGTTTCAGATATTGATCAGGTCAAATTTACGATTTCACCTCCATGGTACAGGCATTTTTTAGCTTACATTTCCTATTTGCTTTTAATTTTTGTTGGTATATATGTGATCTCGGATAGAATTAAACTAAAGATCAGAAAAAATAAATACTATGAAACCATTGAGCAAAGACGTTTATACCTGGAAAAGGAATCTAAAATAAGACAGGAGCAGCATGAGCTCGAAAAAGAAATTGAGAAATTAAAAAATGACAAACTTCAAATTAAGATTCTGGCAAAAGACAAAGAGCTGGTAAATAACTCTTTACAGGTCGTAAAGAAAAATAAAACCCTGAATAGCATAATAAGCAAACTAAAAGATATTGATACAAACATTTTAGATGATGCCACGAAATCTGAATTTAATAAGCTCCATAAAAGCATTGTAAAAGAAGTAAATACGGATAAAAGCTGGAAAGATTTAGAAAAGCATATTAAGAATGTACATTTTGATTTCCTAAAAAGATTAAAAGAAAAATACCCAACAATTTCGCCCAGAGAATTAGACTTATCAACTTATCTGCTCATGAATATGTCCACTAAAGAAATAGCCGAAATCATGAATATATCCAATGGAGGAGTCGAATTGGCCAGATACCGGTTAAGAAAAAAACTTGGGTTAAATAAGAAAGAAAATCTTATTGGGTTTTTAATGAGTATATAG
- a CDS encoding type VI secretion system Vgr family protein — protein sequence MGHFSEQVHISIGSFTQNVVYHNLELSQKMADHHHFSFVWQYTGKAIINPADQAKALRTYLGDEVIFTFKSLTGIRLMSKGIITELSSIDLHGSAEGLHVKGISHTIVLDDMKKSRTYQQRGMNDIVLDILAEGPGEFYERDAIKSTYLQEFKYLAQYNETNFDFLKRLASRYGQWFYFDGMRMQFGQTKTSKIKLINGSSLHGFKIQTNMASHKISLGGYDYNNASNIRNASARTSSGSKDSFSAVVGHNQGTVAQNDLNHGAYTTNAQSSEEIQEMVRLQTAGSDANSVYYSGISYFPLGLGQVFSIINQTVEHELIVTEVTHLSQVHGNYTCNFKAIPADVAAPHYTDVHVFAKAETQPAKVKDNNDPEGLGRVKVQFNWAGGNNSSEWLRMIQPHSGSGKGFYFIPEIDEEVLVGFEGDNAQNPYILGTQYNGSATSGYADGQNNVKAIHTRSGTKIVLNDAEGSILIEDPSGNSYLMDGKGNIKVSAPNRISFNCTDMDINVSNNLSTSVGVNKTESVGVDAIESVGGIKTEIVTGNKNSTITGNFIERVEGNLESHTVKELIFNGDKDVMISSVEEFTKHSQKQIIHNSSEPSNFY from the coding sequence ATGGGACATTTTTCAGAACAGGTACATATCAGCATAGGGAGTTTTACCCAAAATGTAGTTTATCATAATTTAGAACTGTCACAAAAGATGGCCGATCACCATCATTTTTCTTTTGTATGGCAATACACAGGCAAGGCGATCATAAACCCGGCAGATCAGGCAAAGGCATTGCGAACCTATCTTGGCGATGAAGTTATCTTTACCTTTAAAAGCCTTACCGGAATCAGGTTGATGAGCAAAGGAATCATTACAGAGCTTTCATCAATAGACCTTCACGGTAGTGCCGAAGGATTGCATGTCAAAGGCATCAGCCACACTATTGTGCTGGACGATATGAAAAAGTCAAGAACCTACCAGCAAAGAGGCATGAATGATATCGTGCTGGATATTTTAGCAGAAGGTCCGGGAGAATTCTATGAAAGGGATGCTATAAAATCGACTTACCTTCAGGAATTCAAATACCTGGCCCAGTATAATGAGACCAATTTTGATTTCTTGAAACGATTGGCAAGCCGATACGGACAATGGTTCTATTTTGACGGAATGCGGATGCAGTTCGGACAAACCAAAACCAGTAAAATAAAACTCATCAACGGGTCTTCGTTGCATGGTTTTAAAATCCAGACCAATATGGCTTCCCATAAAATTTCTTTGGGAGGGTATGATTATAATAATGCATCTAACATTCGTAATGCCTCAGCAAGAACATCTTCGGGAAGCAAAGACAGCTTCTCTGCTGTAGTTGGACATAATCAGGGAACCGTTGCCCAAAACGATTTGAATCATGGAGCTTACACCACCAATGCCCAAAGCAGCGAAGAAATCCAGGAAATGGTCAGACTGCAGACCGCAGGCAGCGACGCCAATAGTGTTTATTACAGCGGAATATCTTATTTTCCGTTAGGACTTGGACAGGTTTTCAGCATCATAAACCAGACTGTAGAACACGAACTGATTGTGACAGAAGTAACACACCTCTCGCAAGTTCATGGAAACTATACCTGTAATTTCAAAGCTATTCCGGCAGATGTTGCAGCTCCACATTACACAGACGTACATGTATTTGCGAAAGCCGAAACTCAGCCAGCAAAAGTAAAAGACAACAACGACCCGGAAGGATTAGGACGTGTAAAAGTACAATTCAACTGGGCAGGCGGAAACAATTCAAGCGAGTGGCTCCGAATGATACAGCCACACTCAGGTTCAGGAAAAGGTTTTTACTTTATTCCCGAAATTGATGAAGAAGTTTTGGTAGGTTTTGAAGGTGACAATGCACAGAATCCCTATATTTTGGGAACACAATATAATGGAAGCGCTACAAGCGGTTATGCAGACGGGCAGAATAATGTAAAAGCGATCCATACACGTTCCGGGACAAAAATAGTTCTAAACGATGCTGAGGGAAGTATTTTGATTGAAGATCCGAGTGGAAACAGCTATTTGATGGATGGAAAAGGAAATATTAAGGTGAGTGCACCGAACAGAATCTCATTTAACTGTACAGATATGGATATTAATGTTTCTAATAATTTATCAACTTCTGTGGGAGTTAATAAAACGGAAAGCGTTGGGGTTGATGCTATAGAAAGTGTTGGAGGTATAAAAACAGAAATTGTTACAGGAAATAAAAATAGTACCATAACAGGAAACTTTATAGAAAGAGTAGAGGGTAATTTAGAATCTCATACAGTCAAAGAACTTATATTTAATGGCGATAAAGATGTAATGATCTCTTCTGTAGAGGAATTTACAAAGCATTCACAAAAGCAGATTATTCACAATAGTTCCGAACCTAGTAATTTTTATTAA
- a CDS encoding T6SS phospholipase effector Tle1-like catalytic domain-containing protein gives MKERNVGGTSQITSDGKITFYSNGNITTNGKKIKTVGDQDGVKLDVNPEKLKIEDTADDAVNVYIGMFFDGTGNNRYNSEKTYYSQINSSDKFYKADTIPSNFKFVKTVKDKNNKEVEVKVKVKVSDRDSYWNPYSNIAKLFDLYKQVTKEAKSNTLGKHYILKQYVEGIGTKKDEEDDVLGSALGRSSWGILGRVEQGIGDVVKEQFSVIPKTKKINKIVFDVFGFSRGAAAARHFCNEVKKKEVYENEMVNDPYDKYPIPSGKIILRNHAGGLLGQKLKDSGYKPTGKTFDIEIRFLGVFDTVVGDMVIRDNLGYKLSLIPGIGIVTSVGQAMLQTIKTSLVGLGIKKVFHIVAQNEWRENFALTPTDAGYTLYMLGAHSDIGGGYANLDKYKAVVDYFDVPVNDTAILKEKQKVKEFYTSRYFSKDKEEINIVNTYDHYQEVTAEPLLYDGFPVIESHEVQRPGDYVSPKEWMYDPTKKHMLSERKISDHYMITDERVISNKYSLVPMYVMLQKAIDNGVPFYEDYKQAESDGKTIPKTFEHEIPENDTILKDYLKRMLEIAKKQANETYNLPLEMYSHICNKYVHLSAHYGGLDALYSKTGDHYILGNYGFINHPVKYSKDENGNITYIRKLYANR, from the coding sequence ATGAAGGAAAGAAATGTAGGCGGTACATCACAAATCACTTCTGATGGGAAAATTACTTTTTATTCTAACGGAAATATTACTACCAATGGAAAAAAAATAAAAACAGTTGGCGATCAGGATGGCGTTAAATTAGATGTAAACCCAGAAAAATTAAAAATAGAGGACACAGCTGATGATGCTGTAAATGTATATATTGGAATGTTTTTTGACGGTACGGGGAATAACCGATACAACTCCGAAAAAACATATTATTCTCAAATCAATTCCAGTGATAAGTTTTATAAAGCAGACACTATTCCTTCCAATTTTAAATTTGTAAAAACGGTTAAGGATAAAAACAATAAAGAAGTTGAAGTAAAAGTAAAAGTAAAAGTGTCAGATAGGGACAGCTACTGGAACCCTTATTCTAATATTGCAAAACTTTTTGATTTGTATAAGCAGGTTACTAAAGAAGCTAAAAGTAATACATTAGGAAAACATTATATCTTAAAACAATATGTAGAAGGTATAGGGACAAAAAAGGATGAAGAAGATGATGTTTTAGGTTCTGCTTTAGGTCGTTCTAGCTGGGGAATACTCGGTCGTGTAGAACAAGGTATAGGAGATGTGGTAAAAGAACAGTTTAGTGTAATTCCGAAAACAAAAAAAATTAATAAAATAGTTTTTGATGTTTTTGGTTTTAGCAGGGGTGCAGCAGCTGCCAGACATTTCTGCAATGAAGTAAAGAAAAAGGAAGTGTATGAAAATGAAATGGTCAATGATCCCTATGATAAGTATCCAATCCCTTCTGGAAAAATAATCTTAAGAAACCATGCGGGCGGTTTGCTGGGACAGAAACTAAAAGATTCAGGATATAAACCAACAGGAAAAACATTCGATATAGAGATTAGGTTTTTAGGCGTATTTGATACAGTGGTAGGAGATATGGTCATCAGGGACAATTTAGGGTATAAACTTTCATTAATTCCAGGAATTGGTATCGTAACAAGTGTAGGACAGGCAATGTTGCAAACTATAAAAACGAGTTTGGTTGGTTTGGGTATAAAAAAAGTATTTCATATTGTAGCACAAAATGAGTGGAGAGAAAATTTTGCACTCACTCCTACAGATGCAGGTTATACGTTGTATATGCTGGGTGCTCATTCTGATATTGGGGGCGGTTATGCAAATCTCGATAAATATAAAGCAGTGGTGGATTATTTTGATGTTCCTGTTAATGATACTGCTATCTTAAAAGAAAAACAAAAAGTAAAGGAGTTTTATACAAGCCGCTATTTTTCCAAGGATAAAGAAGAAATTAACATCGTCAACACCTACGATCATTATCAGGAAGTAACAGCAGAACCGCTGCTATATGATGGATTTCCGGTAATAGAAAGCCATGAGGTACAAAGACCCGGCGATTACGTATCTCCAAAAGAATGGATGTATGATCCGACCAAAAAACATATGCTGAGTGAAAGAAAAATATCAGACCATTACATGATAACCGATGAAAGGGTGATTTCGAATAAGTACAGTTTGGTACCTATGTATGTAATGCTTCAGAAAGCAATTGATAATGGCGTTCCGTTTTATGAAGATTATAAACAAGCAGAAAGTGATGGTAAAACGATACCTAAGACTTTTGAACATGAAATTCCAGAAAATGATACAATATTGAAAGATTATTTAAAAAGGATGTTAGAAATAGCAAAAAAACAAGCTAATGAAACTTATAATCTACCTTTAGAAATGTACAGCCATATATGTAATAAATATGTGCATTTATCAGCTCATTATGGTGGTCTGGATGCACTGTATTCTAAAACCGGAGACCATTATATATTAGGTAATTACGGTTTTATAAACCACCCAGTTAAGTATTCAAAAGATGAAAACGGAAATATCACTTACATAAGAAAACTATATGCGAATCGTTAA
- a CDS encoding DUF2931 family protein — protein sequence MRIVKVILIFLVLLISCQSPKDKAKDEEKFSWNAGISAPKYYPAAPSVEFSYQGKGVAGASTGAGDGWGTTSGGFTGGDVFKPVPDSVFVSWKCGVDHFFYKGGFKLPRKKILALFNKGTKDPYTGRHEEYSTIVAGTAPGGNVTIWMKSGSKITEIAKFKAENKGIYNEGSKEQKKIMDEIYKSREFINSETNVFRYFHGVPYKIWETGEREYNYDIGFSSEDDLIKPEITTFYAKDGSWYQAGGTSNFENIDWNIFKYKENNNLVKKQKLPIQILAEWEKDSVYYSTNIVFPQEFEKIFVKSYVLNDTKEYFDRIVIGVKRGGSYGMIWIEGKGRRKSIMNFKVFKAKMNEMGTYIGGGYSLPKGFVFPKWEKGKEPLNKPDVDYWQE from the coding sequence ATGCGAATCGTTAAAGTTATTTTAATTTTTTTAGTTTTATTAATAAGCTGCCAGTCGCCAAAAGACAAAGCAAAGGACGAAGAAAAGTTTAGCTGGAATGCAGGAATTTCTGCACCTAAATATTATCCTGCAGCACCTTCTGTTGAATTTTCATACCAAGGTAAAGGAGTTGCGGGCGCCTCAACAGGAGCAGGAGATGGTTGGGGTACAACAAGTGGGGGGTTTACAGGAGGAGATGTTTTTAAACCAGTTCCGGATAGTGTTTTTGTAAGTTGGAAATGTGGTGTTGATCATTTTTTCTATAAAGGAGGATTTAAATTGCCCAGAAAAAAAATTTTAGCCTTGTTCAATAAAGGAACTAAGGATCCCTATACAGGCCGACATGAAGAGTATTCTACTATTGTAGCAGGTACTGCGCCAGGAGGTAATGTTACAATCTGGATGAAATCTGGATCTAAAATCACGGAAATTGCTAAGTTTAAAGCTGAAAATAAAGGGATTTATAATGAAGGAAGTAAGGAGCAAAAGAAAATTATGGATGAAATTTATAAATCAAGGGAATTTATTAATTCAGAGACAAATGTATTTCGATATTTTCATGGTGTGCCATATAAAATTTGGGAAACAGGTGAAAGAGAGTATAATTATGATATTGGATTTAGTTCAGAAGATGATTTAATAAAGCCTGAAATCACAACTTTTTATGCTAAAGATGGATCTTGGTATCAAGCAGGTGGTACATCAAATTTTGAAAATATTGATTGGAATATTTTCAAATATAAAGAAAATAACAATTTAGTAAAAAAACAAAAATTGCCCATTCAAATTCTTGCAGAGTGGGAAAAAGATTCGGTTTATTATTCTACAAATATTGTCTTTCCTCAAGAATTTGAAAAAATATTTGTAAAATCTTATGTTTTAAATGATACAAAAGAGTATTTTGATAGAATTGTTATAGGAGTAAAAAGAGGTGGTAGTTATGGAATGATTTGGATTGAAGGAAAAGGAAGAAGAAAAAGTATAATGAATTTCAAAGTTTTTAAAGCTAAAATGAATGAAATGGGAACTTATATTGGAGGAGGGTATTCTCTTCCCAAAGGTTTTGTATTTCCTAAATGGGAAAAAGGCAAAGAACCATTAAATAAGCCAGATGTTGATTATTGGCAAGAGTAA
- a CDS encoding DUF2931 family protein: MARVIKKYMRIVNVVFLLSGLLISCQSPKEKARDEEKFSWDAGISAPKNYPSAPFVEYFYQRKSIAGASTGVGSDQGWGITMGGFTGGDVFKPVPDSVFVKWRCAFDLIEYEGGVYCLEKKCWHCSTKVQRIPILVKMKAIPL; the protein is encoded by the coding sequence TTGGCAAGAGTAATAAAGAAATATATGCGAATCGTTAATGTTGTTTTTTTACTATCAGGTCTATTAATAAGTTGCCAATCTCCGAAAGAAAAAGCAAGAGATGAAGAAAAATTTAGCTGGGATGCAGGGATTTCTGCACCAAAGAATTATCCATCTGCCCCTTTTGTAGAGTATTTTTACCAGAGAAAAAGTATTGCAGGAGCCTCTACTGGAGTTGGCAGTGATCAAGGTTGGGGAATAACAATGGGCGGTTTTACTGGAGGAGATGTTTTTAAACCGGTTCCTGATAGCGTTTTTGTAAAATGGAGATGTGCTTTTGATTTAATAGAATATGAAGGGGGGGTATATTGCCTAGAGAAAAAATGTTGGCATTGTTCAACAAAGGTACAAAGGATCCCTATACTGGTCAAAATGAAGGCTATTCCACTGTAG